One genomic window of Nocardioides daphniae includes the following:
- a CDS encoding SDR family oxidoreductase — translation MLDANVRGVFHGTRTAVLTMLEQGSGHVVDVWGKGAKKPVPFQNAYASSKAWNRSFTRTVRTELKGTGVRVHGYDPAW, via the coding sequence GTGCTGGACGCCAACGTCCGCGGCGTCTTCCACGGCACCCGTACGGCAGTGCTCACCATGCTGGAGCAGGGAAGCGGCCACGTCGTCGACGTCTGGGGCAAGGGCGCCAAGAAGCCGGTGCCGTTCCAGAACGCGTACGCCTCCTCGAAGGCGTGGAACCGCAGCTTCACCCGCACCGTCCGCACCGAGCTGAAGGGCACGGGCGTACGCGTGCACGGCTACGACCCGGCCTGGTGA
- a CDS encoding META domain-containing protein → MVRRRGTAAVVAVMLGATLAGCGQDAETDPENLTGSWVLVEFQDGNASDPLIETTVTLKDGRVAGNGGVNELTGGFKAEEGGKVTFDKVSTSRKAGPLDAADQEDRFLASLGKVAAFEVDEGDDGDRTELELKNSVGVTLLSFVEAP, encoded by the coding sequence ATGGTGAGACGCCGTGGCACCGCAGCCGTCGTCGCCGTCATGCTCGGCGCGACGCTCGCCGGATGCGGACAGGACGCCGAGACCGATCCCGAGAACCTCACCGGTTCGTGGGTGCTGGTCGAGTTCCAGGACGGCAACGCCTCCGACCCGCTGATCGAGACCACGGTGACGCTGAAGGACGGCCGCGTCGCGGGCAACGGCGGCGTCAACGAGCTCACCGGAGGCTTCAAGGCCGAGGAGGGCGGCAAGGTCACCTTCGACAAGGTCAGCACGAGCCGCAAGGCAGGGCCGCTCGACGCGGCCGACCAGGAGGACCGCTTCCTCGCCTCGCTCGGCAAGGTGGCCGCGTTCGAGGTCGACGAGGGTGACGACGGCGACCGCACCGAGCTCGAGCTCAAGAACAGCGTCGGCGTGACGCTCCTGTCGTTCGTCGAGGCCCCTTGA
- a CDS encoding NERD domain-containing protein yields MPEEPHFATASEQEVWERLRDHLGDDDVLMANVWITDDEGDREADLVVAMPGHGILVLEVKGAGIRHDHEGWWLEHQGDQRPVDPVAQARRAKYVLKRFAEAHPLWGSRGPVAWAHGVITPFTRFGPDFQLPDLPRWALHDKDDQSTLVDRLRRTISLQQHGQRAPDHDDVEALADINTGPVTVPAMADWSDERAAAVDRLTVEQASILSVTRLLNRVEVRGGAGSGKTVLALQQARELTRGLHERRPQRVALICYSIGLAEHLKSTIATWDRRHRPAFVGTFHEFGQQWGAPEGDRTDSAFWEETLPALMADLAAEQPSSKRYDAVVVDEAQDFADSWWASVLGSLRDEENGGVYVFSDENQRIFGRFGRPPVQLVPLVLDHNLRNTKQIHETFGPLAPSRMYSRGGEGPTVRFVACDPDDAIGVADDEVDALIDAGWEPGHVALVTTGKRHPVQVERADFHGQVGYWKTWWDDDVFYGHVLGCKGLERRAVVLCVNESGTHDRGRERLYVGMSRATDVLVVVGSPGAVEAMGGPEVARRLGVVG; encoded by the coding sequence GTGCCGGAAGAGCCACACTTCGCGACCGCGTCGGAGCAGGAGGTCTGGGAGCGGCTGCGCGACCACCTCGGTGACGACGACGTGCTGATGGCGAACGTGTGGATCACCGACGACGAGGGTGACCGTGAGGCTGACCTGGTCGTCGCCATGCCCGGTCATGGGATCCTGGTGCTGGAGGTCAAGGGCGCCGGGATCCGCCACGACCACGAGGGCTGGTGGTTGGAGCACCAGGGCGATCAACGCCCCGTCGACCCGGTCGCTCAGGCACGTCGCGCCAAGTACGTCCTCAAGCGGTTCGCCGAGGCCCACCCGCTTTGGGGGTCTCGGGGACCGGTCGCGTGGGCCCACGGCGTCATCACGCCTTTCACCCGCTTCGGGCCCGACTTCCAGCTGCCTGACCTGCCGCGGTGGGCGCTCCACGACAAGGATGACCAGTCGACCCTGGTCGACCGGCTGCGGCGCACGATCAGCCTGCAGCAGCACGGCCAGCGAGCGCCCGACCATGACGACGTGGAGGCGCTGGCCGACATCAACACCGGGCCGGTGACGGTGCCCGCGATGGCCGACTGGTCCGACGAACGGGCCGCGGCCGTCGACCGGCTCACCGTGGAGCAGGCCAGCATCCTCTCGGTCACCCGGCTGCTCAATCGGGTGGAGGTGCGTGGGGGCGCAGGGAGCGGCAAGACGGTGCTGGCGCTCCAGCAGGCGAGGGAGCTCACGCGCGGCCTGCACGAGCGCCGCCCCCAACGCGTGGCGCTGATCTGCTACTCCATCGGTCTGGCCGAGCACCTCAAGAGCACGATCGCCACGTGGGACCGGCGCCACCGGCCAGCCTTCGTGGGCACGTTCCACGAGTTCGGGCAGCAGTGGGGCGCGCCCGAGGGCGACCGCACCGACAGTGCCTTCTGGGAGGAGACCCTGCCAGCGCTGATGGCTGACCTGGCCGCCGAGCAACCGTCCAGCAAGAGGTACGACGCCGTGGTCGTCGACGAGGCCCAGGACTTCGCGGACTCCTGGTGGGCCTCGGTCCTCGGGTCGCTGCGGGACGAGGAGAACGGCGGGGTCTACGTCTTCTCCGACGAGAACCAGCGGATCTTCGGCCGCTTCGGGCGTCCACCCGTCCAGCTCGTCCCGTTGGTGCTGGACCACAACCTGCGCAACACCAAGCAGATCCACGAGACCTTCGGTCCGCTCGCGCCCAGCCGGATGTACTCCCGCGGCGGCGAGGGTCCCACCGTCCGGTTCGTCGCCTGCGACCCCGACGACGCCATCGGCGTCGCCGACGATGAGGTCGACGCCCTGATCGACGCCGGCTGGGAGCCGGGCCATGTCGCGCTGGTGACGACCGGCAAGCGCCATCCCGTCCAGGTCGAACGCGCCGACTTCCACGGTCAGGTCGGCTACTGGAAAACATGGTGGGACGACGACGTCTTCTACGGCCACGTCCTGGGCTGCAAGGGGCTCGAACGGCGCGCGGTGGTGCTCTGCGTCAATGAGTCCGGCACCCACGACCGCGGCCGCGAGCGGCTGTACGTCGGCATGTCACGCGCCACCGATGTCCTCGTGGTCGTCGGGTCTCCGGGCGCGGTCGAGGCGATGGGCGGGCCTGAGGTCGCCAGACGCTTGGGTGTGGTGGGGTAG
- a CDS encoding MMPL family transporter yields MGKQPFLQRLGRHSARHRAAYVATWAVLVVAGFVTSLGLLGGQSLFDRLETGDIVAPGQATQVRDLVTENDDGALPVMLRVDGVDFTDPELTLAVRHAVSRLERIDGVGKVSSPMTHPGWPRAPEAWALVGDNDPASGRFLIVVEAGSELDSDVQQEVVRELRGSSSYFIAPYAEDLQVGGTGLLVDDIVQQIKDDLKVGEGIAIPLSLLLMVVVFGGFVAAGMPIVGAIASISGALAMLLGFSHVMTLDATVVNIVTVMGLALCIDYGLLLVSRFREELARVAPGVASSELTRTQVEEAVGGAVATAGRTVLFSAVIVGISLSGLMLFEAPVMRAIGAAGVCVVAVALLVALTLVPALCSLGARRLGNRRGAEAAPDEGVFSQLARLTQRRPALTTLASVAVLLALALPALDLRLNASGVEMLPAKAEQRTFFEGLERDFPLFAPPTVTVVAEADEDEARRWADELAENELVTQVHPPRALGEGTGLVVVDLFTEGGSMGDDARTVAAELRQADPGFPTWTGGQAASLADFTDSVKERAPWAVAWIAGATFLLLFLLTGSVVIPVKALLLNVVSLGASIGVLVWVFQYGNLEGLLRFDSVGGIESVIPLLVLAFGFGLSMDYEVFLLARIIELHEQGFDDDTAVRLGLQRSGRIITSAALIMVIVFAGFAVGQMLVIKQTGVALAVAVFIDATLVRMVIVPATMTMLGRWNWWAPRWMKRIHARFGVSEHTSPIAPKSAPANV; encoded by the coding sequence GTGGGCAAGCAACCGTTCCTCCAGCGACTCGGTCGTCACTCGGCGCGGCACCGGGCAGCGTACGTCGCCACCTGGGCCGTGCTCGTGGTGGCCGGGTTCGTCACGAGCCTGGGGCTGCTCGGCGGGCAGTCGCTCTTCGACCGGCTGGAGACCGGCGACATCGTCGCGCCCGGTCAGGCGACCCAGGTCCGTGACCTGGTCACCGAGAACGACGACGGCGCCCTGCCGGTCATGCTCCGGGTCGACGGCGTCGACTTCACCGACCCCGAGCTGACGCTCGCCGTGCGCCACGCGGTGTCACGGCTCGAGCGGATCGACGGGGTCGGCAAGGTCTCCTCCCCGATGACCCACCCCGGGTGGCCCAGGGCGCCGGAGGCCTGGGCGCTGGTCGGCGACAACGACCCGGCGTCGGGGCGGTTCCTGATCGTCGTCGAGGCCGGCTCCGAGCTGGACAGCGACGTGCAGCAGGAGGTGGTGCGCGAGCTGCGCGGCTCGAGCAGCTACTTCATCGCGCCGTACGCCGAGGACCTCCAGGTCGGTGGCACCGGCCTCCTGGTCGACGACATCGTGCAGCAGATCAAGGACGACCTGAAGGTCGGCGAGGGCATCGCCATCCCGCTGTCGCTGCTGCTCATGGTGGTGGTCTTCGGCGGGTTCGTCGCCGCTGGCATGCCGATCGTCGGCGCAATCGCCTCGATCTCCGGGGCGCTGGCGATGCTGCTCGGCTTCTCCCACGTCATGACCCTCGACGCGACCGTGGTCAACATCGTCACGGTGATGGGGCTGGCGCTCTGCATCGACTACGGCCTGCTGCTGGTGAGCCGTTTCCGTGAGGAGCTGGCGCGGGTCGCGCCGGGTGTCGCCAGCAGCGAGCTCACGCGTACGCAGGTCGAGGAGGCCGTCGGCGGCGCGGTCGCGACTGCGGGACGCACCGTGCTCTTCTCCGCGGTGATCGTGGGCATCTCGCTCTCGGGACTGATGCTCTTCGAGGCCCCCGTGATGCGGGCCATCGGTGCTGCCGGGGTCTGCGTCGTCGCGGTGGCGCTGCTCGTCGCGCTGACCTTGGTGCCCGCGCTCTGCTCGCTCGGCGCTCGGCGACTGGGCAACCGGCGTGGCGCCGAGGCCGCCCCCGACGAGGGCGTCTTCAGCCAGCTGGCGCGGCTCACCCAGCGCCGCCCGGCGCTCACCACACTCGCCTCGGTGGCGGTCCTGCTGGCGCTGGCGCTGCCGGCGCTCGACCTGCGACTCAACGCCTCAGGGGTCGAGATGCTGCCGGCGAAGGCCGAGCAGCGGACCTTCTTCGAGGGCCTCGAGCGCGACTTCCCGCTCTTCGCCCCGCCCACCGTCACCGTCGTGGCCGAGGCCGACGAGGACGAGGCCCGGCGGTGGGCCGACGAGCTCGCCGAGAACGAGCTCGTCACCCAGGTCCACCCGCCCCGCGCGCTCGGCGAGGGGACCGGGCTGGTCGTCGTCGACCTCTTCACCGAGGGCGGGTCGATGGGTGACGACGCCCGCACGGTGGCCGCCGAGCTGCGGCAGGCCGACCCCGGGTTCCCGACCTGGACCGGGGGCCAGGCCGCGTCGTTGGCCGACTTCACCGACTCGGTCAAGGAGCGGGCCCCGTGGGCCGTCGCGTGGATCGCGGGCGCGACCTTCCTGCTGCTCTTCCTGCTGACCGGCAGCGTGGTGATCCCGGTCAAGGCACTGCTGCTCAACGTCGTGTCCCTGGGCGCCAGCATCGGCGTCCTGGTCTGGGTCTTCCAGTACGGCAACCTCGAGGGCCTCCTGCGCTTCGACAGCGTCGGCGGCATCGAGTCGGTGATCCCGTTGCTGGTGCTGGCCTTCGGGTTCGGGTTGTCGATGGACTACGAGGTCTTCCTGCTCGCGCGGATCATCGAGCTGCACGAGCAGGGGTTCGACGACGACACGGCCGTACGCCTGGGGTTGCAGCGCTCGGGCCGCATCATCACGTCGGCGGCGCTGATCATGGTGATCGTCTTCGCGGGCTTCGCGGTCGGGCAGATGCTGGTGATCAAGCAGACCGGCGTGGCCCTCGCGGTCGCCGTCTTCATCGACGCCACGCTCGTGCGCATGGTGATCGTCCCGGCGACGATGACGATGCTCGGCCGGTGGAACTGGTGGGCGCCGCGCTGGATGAAGCGGATCCATGCGCGCTTCGGGGTCAGCGAGCACACTTCTCCGATTGCACCGAAGTCGGCGCCCGCCAACGTCTAG
- a CDS encoding GntP family permease yields the protein MDPMEPVYGATTLLLIAAAAVAVLLVLIIALKMHAFVALVLVSLGTAVAAGIPMADVAPVAISFFSSTLGTVALLVGLGAMIGRLLEVTGGAQVLADTMIARFGEARAPFALGVAALLFGLPIFFDAGLVVFLPIIFSVATRFGGSVLKYALPAAGAFAAMHAVVPPHPGPVTAAVTIDASVGLTLLIGLPVAVIAWFVGVHLFTLAYAGRIYVPIDASVLTGERVPAGAVGAGGMGDAGGTDSAPTTAETATAPRLPSFLHVLSVLLLPLVLIGTNTVLDTLRKNETISADGLVVDTFIFLGQTPVALLLTLLYATYTLGTKRRSLAQLESILNDALAPICAIILITGAGGMFGGVLRYSGIGAALSDSLEDLGLPLVVSAFVIATILRVAQGSATVALTTAAGLIAAGVETADPSAVQLVALVMAIAAGATVLSHVNDSGFWLVSRFFGMDVKTTLRTWTVMETTLGLSVFVLACGIWLVG from the coding sequence ATGGATCCGATGGAACCCGTCTACGGAGCAACGACCCTGCTCCTCATCGCCGCGGCGGCCGTCGCCGTGCTGCTCGTCCTGATCATCGCGTTGAAGATGCACGCCTTCGTGGCACTCGTGCTCGTCAGTCTCGGCACCGCGGTCGCCGCAGGGATCCCGATGGCCGACGTCGCCCCCGTCGCCATCTCGTTCTTCAGCAGCACGTTGGGGACCGTGGCGTTGTTGGTGGGGCTGGGGGCGATGATCGGGCGGTTGCTGGAGGTCACCGGCGGCGCGCAGGTGCTCGCCGACACCATGATCGCCCGCTTCGGGGAAGCGCGGGCGCCCTTCGCCCTCGGCGTCGCCGCGCTGCTCTTCGGCCTCCCGATCTTCTTCGACGCCGGGCTCGTGGTCTTCCTGCCGATCATCTTCTCGGTGGCCACCCGGTTCGGTGGCTCGGTGCTGAAGTACGCCCTCCCCGCGGCCGGGGCCTTCGCTGCCATGCATGCCGTGGTGCCGCCCCACCCCGGCCCGGTCACCGCCGCCGTGACCATCGACGCGAGCGTCGGCCTCACCCTGCTGATCGGTCTCCCCGTCGCCGTCATCGCCTGGTTCGTCGGCGTCCACCTCTTCACGCTCGCCTACGCCGGCAGGATCTACGTCCCGATCGACGCCTCCGTCCTCACCGGCGAGCGGGTGCCGGCCGGCGCGGTCGGCGCCGGTGGCATGGGGGATGCCGGGGGCACGGACTCCGCCCCCACGACGGCGGAGACCGCCACGGCGCCGCGCCTGCCGTCGTTCCTGCACGTGCTCTCGGTGCTGCTCCTGCCGCTGGTGCTCATCGGTACCAACACCGTCCTGGACACCCTGCGCAAGAACGAGACGATCAGTGCGGACGGCTTGGTCGTCGACACTTTCATCTTCCTCGGCCAGACTCCTGTGGCGTTGCTGCTCACGCTGCTCTACGCCACCTACACGCTCGGCACGAAGCGCCGCTCGCTGGCCCAGCTCGAGTCGATCCTCAACGACGCCCTGGCGCCGATCTGCGCGATCATCCTGATCACCGGCGCAGGCGGCATGTTCGGCGGTGTGCTGCGATACAGCGGCATCGGCGCCGCGCTCTCCGACTCCTTGGAGGACCTGGGACTCCCGCTGGTCGTGTCGGCCTTCGTGATCGCCACGATCCTCCGCGTGGCGCAGGGCTCGGCGACGGTGGCGCTGACCACGGCCGCCGGCCTGATCGCGGCCGGTGTCGAGACGGCCGACCCCAGTGCGGTCCAGCTGGTCGCCCTGGTGATGGCCATCGCCGCCGGCGCCACCGTGCTCAGCCACGTCAACGACTCCGGCTTCTGGCTGGTCAGCCGCTTCTTCGGGATGGACGTCAAGACCACCCTGCGCACCTGGACGGTGATGGAGACGACCCTGGGTCTCTCCGTCTTCGTGCTGGCCTGCGGGATCTGGCTGGTCGGATGA